Proteins from one Armatimonadota bacterium genomic window:
- a CDS encoding bifunctional (p)ppGpp synthetase/guanosine-3',5'-bis(diphosphate) 3'-pyrophosphohydrolase, giving the protein MDADRPDTCKPDELFGRVIADVLRYRPAANIDLLRRAYAFARSQHGDSPRKSGELFIMHPLHVAQILAELEMDEVTLAAGLLHDVVEDCQVTKQQIASEFGAEVGFLVEGLTNLPMKGVDAGKPEDTARDEDEPVVAAAGERRRWREEVQRNALNIRKMLVATANDLRVIVIKLADRLHNMRTLDALPHHRQLRMANETLQIFAPLAHRLGIWQLKWQLEDLAFKYVEPEEFARVAELVAENRAQRQADVNQAISILQASLQEQAMQAEVRGRPKHLYSIYNKMKNQGLEFDQLFDLTALRVIVNTRQECYQALGIVSDIWRPLPGMFSDYITNAKSNMYQSLHIKVLGPKGAPLEVQIRTWEMHRVAEFGIAAHWQYKEGGKVNDKFERRLAALRNQLAQWQDDSRDHGDFLRNVTDDLFTAQIFVYSPKGDVIDLPAGSTPIDFAYRIHSEVGQHCVGARVNGRVVPLSSQLSNMDNVEIMTRSNAVPSRDWMAFVKTSHARVKIRSYFRRLNHAENVARGREMLQKEMANLTERDARAFGDEPRALLKDESLRAVARLFNTPNETELLASIGFGTISPQSVLNRLKPQADLQPRLQIGGRRSDDARLRITVGGDSADNVEIRRSRCCLPIPGDAVIGYVTRGRGLALHRRECSNASQYLQHEAERCTPVEYLGHENQVFQVVLRVDMGDRTGIIADIGFIFAELKTNITAINTQSHRNRTATLTLSIEVRDTDHLARIIDRLRLMHDVISISRSA; this is encoded by the coding sequence ATGGATGCCGACCGTCCGGATACCTGCAAGCCGGATGAGCTTTTTGGGCGCGTCATCGCCGATGTCCTCCGGTACAGGCCTGCGGCCAACATTGACCTGCTGCGGCGGGCTTATGCTTTTGCACGAAGCCAGCACGGCGATTCTCCGCGTAAGAGCGGCGAACTCTTCATCATGCACCCGCTGCATGTTGCCCAAATCCTCGCCGAACTGGAGATGGATGAGGTAACGCTTGCTGCAGGGCTGCTGCACGACGTGGTTGAGGACTGTCAGGTAACCAAGCAGCAGATCGCCTCGGAGTTTGGCGCGGAAGTCGGCTTCCTGGTCGAAGGTCTTACCAACTTGCCCATGAAGGGTGTGGATGCCGGAAAGCCCGAAGACACCGCCCGTGACGAGGACGAACCGGTAGTAGCGGCCGCGGGCGAACGGAGACGATGGCGGGAAGAGGTGCAGCGCAACGCCCTCAATATCCGCAAAATGCTGGTTGCTACCGCCAACGATCTCCGGGTGATCGTGATCAAGCTTGCAGATCGCCTGCACAACATGCGCACTTTGGATGCACTTCCGCATCATCGCCAGTTGCGGATGGCCAATGAAACATTACAGATATTCGCTCCGTTGGCGCATCGACTCGGCATCTGGCAGCTCAAGTGGCAGTTGGAAGATTTGGCTTTCAAGTACGTTGAGCCGGAGGAGTTCGCCCGTGTTGCCGAACTCGTCGCTGAGAATCGGGCGCAGCGCCAGGCCGACGTGAATCAGGCGATCAGCATCCTGCAGGCTAGTCTGCAAGAGCAGGCAATGCAAGCCGAGGTGCGCGGACGCCCGAAGCATCTCTACAGCATCTACAACAAGATGAAGAATCAGGGTCTTGAGTTTGACCAGCTCTTCGACCTTACCGCGTTGCGCGTGATTGTCAATACGCGACAGGAGTGTTACCAGGCGCTTGGCATTGTCAGCGACATCTGGCGTCCACTTCCCGGCATGTTCAGCGATTACATCACGAACGCAAAAAGCAATATGTACCAATCGCTCCACATCAAGGTGCTTGGACCTAAGGGAGCCCCGCTGGAGGTACAGATTCGCACGTGGGAGATGCACCGGGTTGCCGAGTTTGGCATTGCCGCCCACTGGCAGTACAAGGAGGGCGGCAAAGTAAACGACAAGTTCGAGCGCCGGCTTGCCGCGCTTCGCAACCAGCTTGCACAGTGGCAGGATGACAGCCGCGATCACGGCGACTTTCTGCGAAACGTTACCGATGACCTCTTCACAGCGCAGATATTTGTCTACAGCCCGAAGGGTGACGTGATCGACCTGCCGGCAGGCAGTACGCCAATTGACTTTGCGTACCGCATCCATAGTGAGGTTGGCCAGCATTGCGTAGGCGCGCGCGTCAATGGCCGGGTTGTACCGCTCTCCAGCCAGCTCAGCAATATGGATAACGTGGAGATCATGACGCGCTCGAACGCCGTTCCCAGCCGGGACTGGATGGCGTTTGTAAAAACGTCGCACGCACGCGTCAAAATCCGAAGTTACTTCCGGCGCCTGAACCATGCCGAGAATGTGGCGCGTGGTCGAGAGATGCTGCAAAAGGAGATGGCCAACCTTACGGAGCGCGATGCACGGGCATTTGGCGACGAGCCGCGTGCGCTCCTCAAGGACGAGAGTCTGCGCGCCGTTGCACGGCTCTTCAACACGCCAAACGAAACCGAACTTCTGGCCTCGATCGGTTTCGGTACAATATCGCCGCAGAGCGTCCTCAACCGGCTCAAGCCACAGGCCGATCTTCAGCCGCGCCTGCAGATCGGTGGCAGGCGCTCCGACGATGCCCGGCTGCGCATCACGGTTGGAGGCGACAGCGCCGACAACGTGGAGATTCGTCGCTCACGCTGCTGCCTGCCCATCCCAGGCGATGCCGTTATCGGCTATGTAACCCGCGGCCGCGGCCTTGCGCTTCATCGCCGCGAGTGCTCAAATGCCAGCCAGTACCTGCAGCACGAAGCCGAGCGCTGTACGCCGGTTGAGTATCTCGGCCACGAGAACCAGGTGTTCCAGGTGGTGCTGCGTGTGGATATGGGCGATCGAACCGGAATCATCGCCGATATTGGTTTTATCTTTGCAGAGCTAAAGACCAACATCACGGCGATAAACACGCAAAGCCATCGGAACCGCACAGCCACATTGACGCTGTCGATCGAAGTACGGGATACCGATCACCTCGCGCGGATTATCGACCGTCTGCGCCTGATGCACGACGTGATCAGCATCAGCCGTTCCGCCTGA
- a CDS encoding aldehyde dehydrogenase family protein codes for MNQSVIPVVNPFDGSSLGEVPRMDATEVDAAIGRATAVLPALAQLPAFERAGILSRTAASLRSNAPDLAAGIVRETGKTIREAAAEVGRAAGIFDFAAGEAQRLHGETVPFDAFPNGVGRVGWWIREPVGVVAAIVPWNVPLALAAHKVAPALAAGCPVIIKPAEQTPFNAIELHRALAEAGAPVDSVQVVTGLGDEAGAALVRHPGISFVSFTGSHEVGMQIPAKAGYKRVALELGGNSPALVMPSANIAAAAKGIVSGGFAVAGQLCISVQRVIVHEAAAAALVQSLLPLVAALNVGDPMDPATDVGTLIDQPACNRVAALVDSARAAGARMLVGGSRIGYGAFLPTVLSEVSRETPAAVDEAFAPLVMVMVCRSLEDGIALANATPYGLNAGIYTADVHEAFRAIRELKFGSVMINDTPSFRSDLMPYGGRKQSGLGREGVRFAMEEMTEMKVVCFNL; via the coding sequence ATGAATCAGAGCGTAATCCCCGTTGTAAACCCCTTTGACGGCAGCTCGCTCGGCGAAGTGCCGCGTATGGACGCCACGGAGGTGGATGCAGCGATTGGGCGCGCCACCGCAGTGCTGCCCGCGCTTGCGCAATTGCCGGCGTTCGAGCGCGCCGGTATCCTGTCGCGAACCGCCGCCTCGCTGCGTTCCAATGCGCCGGACCTTGCCGCCGGCATTGTGAGGGAGACTGGCAAAACCATCCGTGAAGCGGCGGCCGAGGTCGGTCGCGCCGCCGGGATCTTTGATTTCGCGGCCGGCGAGGCGCAGCGGCTGCACGGTGAAACCGTGCCGTTCGATGCCTTCCCAAATGGCGTTGGCAGGGTCGGATGGTGGATCCGTGAGCCCGTAGGCGTGGTGGCTGCAATCGTACCGTGGAACGTGCCGCTGGCTTTGGCCGCGCATAAGGTCGCACCGGCGTTGGCCGCAGGTTGCCCGGTGATCATCAAGCCGGCCGAGCAGACTCCGTTCAACGCCATCGAACTGCATCGAGCTCTCGCGGAAGCCGGCGCTCCAGTCGACTCCGTGCAGGTGGTTACGGGTCTGGGCGATGAAGCCGGCGCCGCGCTGGTGCGGCATCCCGGCATCAGTTTCGTGTCGTTCACCGGCAGCCACGAGGTCGGCATGCAGATTCCTGCTAAGGCGGGCTATAAGCGCGTCGCCCTCGAGTTGGGCGGCAACAGTCCGGCGCTGGTAATGCCCTCGGCGAACATTGCCGCCGCCGCCAAAGGCATCGTCAGTGGCGGCTTTGCCGTGGCCGGCCAGCTGTGTATCTCCGTCCAGCGGGTGATTGTGCATGAAGCTGCGGCGGCCGCGCTGGTACAATCTCTCTTGCCGCTTGTTGCGGCGCTGAACGTCGGCGATCCAATGGACCCCGCAACCGATGTGGGCACGCTCATCGATCAGCCGGCCTGTAACCGCGTGGCTGCGCTGGTTGATAGCGCCAGGGCCGCGGGCGCCAGGATGTTGGTCGGCGGTTCGCGGATCGGTTACGGTGCATTTCTTCCGACCGTGTTATCGGAAGTGTCGCGAGAGACGCCGGCAGCCGTCGATGAGGCGTTTGCGCCGTTGGTGATGGTCATGGTCTGCCGCAGCCTCGAGGATGGAATTGCGCTTGCCAACGCCACGCCGTATGGTCTCAACGCCGGAATCTATACCGCTGATGTCCACGAGGCGTTTCGGGCCATTCGTGAACTGAAGTTTGGCAGCGTTATGATCAACGACACGCCGTCGTTCCGTTCCGACCTCATGCCGTATGGTGGGCGCAAACAGAGTGGTCTGGGTCGCGAAGGCGTCCGCTTTGCCATGGAGGAGATGACCGAGATGAAAGTTGTGTGCTTCAACCTATGA
- a CDS encoding response regulator transcription factor, producing the protein MPAKLLIVEDDPGIAALLRDGLEHAGYLVEVARDGLAGLAAARTGGFSLVVLDLMLPRMDGLQLCHAMRDTGDPTPVLMLTARDAIDDRVRGLETGADDYLPKPFDFQELLARVRALLRRDKLHRARIIRVADLEIDTSRHTVTRAGVEVRLSHREYELLEALAANEGRVLTREAIQERIWMDDESLSNTVDVYIMMLRKKIDSGAAVRLIHTVRGFGYTLRLPDADGGA; encoded by the coding sequence ATGCCTGCCAAACTGCTGATTGTTGAAGATGACCCTGGAATCGCCGCACTGCTCCGCGATGGCCTTGAGCACGCCGGTTACCTGGTGGAAGTTGCGCGCGATGGTCTCGCCGGCCTGGCCGCCGCACGAACCGGCGGGTTCAGCCTGGTAGTGCTGGACCTGATGCTGCCGCGGATGGACGGTCTGCAGTTGTGCCATGCGATGCGGGACACTGGCGACCCGACGCCTGTGTTGATGCTGACCGCGCGCGATGCGATAGACGACCGGGTGCGCGGGCTCGAGACCGGCGCAGACGACTACCTGCCCAAGCCGTTCGACTTCCAGGAACTGCTGGCGCGGGTACGGGCTCTGCTCCGACGCGACAAGCTGCACCGCGCACGCATCATCCGCGTCGCCGATCTCGAGATTGACACCAGCCGCCATACGGTAACGCGCGCTGGCGTGGAGGTTCGCCTGAGCCACCGCGAGTACGAGTTGCTGGAAGCCCTGGCGGCCAATGAGGGCCGGGTGCTGACCCGCGAAGCGATTCAGGAGCGAATCTGGATGGACGACGAGTCGCTCTCGAATACCGTTGACGTCTACATCATGATGCTCCGCAAGAAGATCGACAGTGGCGCCGCCGTTCGGCTTATTCACACCGTACGGGGTTTCGGCTACACACTCCGGCTTCCAGATGCCGACGGCGGAGCGTGA
- a CDS encoding HAMP domain-containing protein, whose translation MAAFSNRPSWLRLRGSSIRTQLVAWNMLALAVLVGALGVFVHVTATSIMVRSVDTALERSTRGFASPPRRFRAFDGRRPPEPGQPAPGAPFPGPAGLPQPGQPPPNPGPPPRDAGGPPPGPQPPRFAGRLLADNPLRPRLFNLDGTPLFRRDTRPVWDRRAFTAAARGAVVFSTVTSAGQTIRVISRPVSIRGKVTAVVEAAYPLAEVLRAEHSLNSALLILIPVGLLFAGIAGALLTRRVLTRVSLLTRSAERITIQNMEEQLPASGNDEFAQLAGAFNSLLSRLHTAYQRQETLLNQQRQFTADASHELKTPLTVIKGNTSLALSSELDTEATRNRFREIDRAADAMSRLVGDLLALARGDASQAAAGQTELLVSEVLERAQERIAAVEHAPIRILCADPALTVWGDEDGLIRVFANLLENAVRYTPANGSITVDAAEDAGGVRIRVIDTGCGIAEEHIPHLGERFYRVDSARARSDGGAGLGISICRSIVAAHGGSVQFDSVLGRGTTVTVLLPNRAAQTAT comes from the coding sequence GTGGCCGCATTTTCAAACCGGCCCTCCTGGCTGCGGCTGCGTGGCTCATCCATAAGGACGCAGTTGGTGGCATGGAATATGCTGGCGCTTGCCGTGCTCGTTGGAGCGCTTGGCGTGTTTGTCCACGTGACGGCCACCTCCATCATGGTGCGGTCGGTGGATACCGCGCTGGAGCGCAGCACGCGCGGCTTTGCCTCGCCGCCGCGCCGGTTCCGCGCGTTCGATGGCCGGCGCCCACCAGAGCCCGGCCAGCCGGCGCCCGGCGCTCCATTTCCAGGGCCGGCCGGCTTGCCGCAGCCGGGCCAGCCGCCACCGAACCCGGGTCCACCGCCGCGCGACGCCGGAGGCCCGCCGCCAGGACCGCAGCCGCCGCGCTTCGCCGGTCGCCTCCTTGCCGATAACCCGCTTCGCCCCCGGCTGTTCAACCTGGACGGCACGCCACTGTTCCGGCGCGACACACGTCCGGTGTGGGATCGACGTGCGTTTACGGCGGCTGCGCGTGGAGCTGTAGTCTTCTCTACCGTAACATCAGCAGGCCAGACGATACGCGTGATTTCGCGGCCCGTGAGCATCCGTGGCAAAGTAACCGCCGTCGTTGAAGCGGCCTATCCGCTGGCCGAGGTGCTGCGGGCCGAGCACAGCCTGAACAGCGCGCTTCTTATTCTGATTCCGGTCGGTCTATTGTTTGCTGGGATCGCGGGCGCGCTGCTTACGCGGCGAGTCCTGACCCGGGTCAGCCTGCTAACGCGATCAGCCGAACGCATCACCATCCAGAATATGGAGGAGCAGTTGCCGGCTAGCGGTAACGACGAGTTTGCCCAGCTGGCCGGCGCCTTCAACAGTCTGCTTAGCCGGCTGCATACCGCGTACCAGCGGCAGGAGACGCTGCTCAACCAGCAGCGGCAGTTCACGGCAGATGCCTCGCATGAGCTGAAGACGCCGCTCACCGTGATTAAGGGTAACACCAGCCTCGCGCTGAGCTCCGAGCTCGATACCGAAGCGACGCGAAACCGGTTTCGAGAGATCGACCGCGCTGCGGACGCCATGTCGCGTCTCGTCGGAGATTTGTTGGCTTTAGCGCGCGGTGATGCCAGCCAGGCAGCCGCTGGCCAAACCGAGCTGCTGGTGTCCGAAGTGCTGGAGCGAGCGCAGGAGCGCATTGCGGCTGTTGAGCACGCGCCGATCCGCATCCTGTGCGCCGATCCGGCTCTGACAGTATGGGGTGATGAAGACGGTTTGATCCGCGTATTCGCCAACTTGCTGGAGAACGCGGTTCGCTACACGCCTGCAAACGGCTCCATTACCGTAGACGCGGCGGAAGATGCCGGTGGCGTGCGGATACGCGTCATCGATACAGGCTGCGGAATCGCCGAAGAGCATATTCCGCACCTGGGAGAGCGCTTCTACCGTGTGGACAGCGCCCGTGCGCGCAGCGATGGCGGCGCCGGTCTCGGCATATCGATCTGTCGGAGTATCGTCGCCGCTCACGGCGGCTCCGTACAGTTCGACAGCGTATTGGGCCGGGGAACAACCGTTACGGTGCTGCTGCCAAACCGTGCCGCTCAAACGGCAACCTGA
- a CDS encoding hydroxymethylglutaryl-CoA lyase, whose amino-acid sequence MSLPAPKLEGLPPSVRVVEVGPRDGLQNEPVTLSTMQKIEIVDLLSATGLREIEVSAFVHPDRVPQLADAAAVFAGIQRAEGVRYSALVPNARGLARAAQAGVAAIAFFTAASETFTAKNIGMTIPESLQLYRELIPQAASYGMHVRVYISTAFVCPFEGIVAPEVVLAMSEELLGMGADELSVGDTIGHATPAQVARLAHELARAAPATAIAWHFHDTSGFALANVLTALELGATAFDASAGGYGGCPFAPGASGNLATEDLVGLLEAMGVSTGVDLERLAVAAHAIERAVGRAAPGRYLRRLDAAAMTAAGDCGTPLTA is encoded by the coding sequence ATGTCGCTGCCCGCACCCAAGCTAGAGGGCCTGCCGCCATCGGTGCGCGTGGTAGAGGTCGGCCCGAGGGACGGCCTTCAGAACGAGCCGGTTACGCTCTCCACCATGCAGAAGATCGAGATTGTGGATCTGCTTTCCGCAACCGGTCTTCGCGAAATTGAGGTGAGCGCGTTTGTGCATCCGGATCGAGTGCCGCAGCTGGCCGATGCCGCGGCAGTATTTGCCGGCATTCAACGCGCGGAAGGCGTGCGTTACTCAGCGCTGGTGCCAAATGCGAGGGGATTGGCGCGCGCCGCGCAGGCTGGTGTGGCGGCGATTGCGTTTTTTACGGCCGCCAGCGAAACCTTCACCGCCAAAAACATCGGCATGACCATTCCCGAATCGCTACAGCTATACCGCGAGCTCATTCCACAGGCCGCCAGTTACGGGATGCATGTGCGGGTTTACATCTCCACGGCTTTTGTCTGCCCGTTCGAGGGGATAGTCGCGCCCGAAGTTGTGCTGGCAATGTCCGAGGAACTGTTGGGAATGGGCGCCGATGAGCTTTCGGTGGGCGATACTATAGGTCACGCCACACCCGCGCAGGTGGCTCGGCTCGCCCACGAGTTGGCGCGCGCTGCACCAGCGACGGCCATAGCCTGGCACTTTCACGACACCTCAGGTTTTGCGTTGGCGAATGTGCTGACCGCGCTGGAACTAGGCGCTACGGCTTTTGACGCTTCAGCCGGCGGCTACGGCGGTTGTCCCTTTGCGCCGGGAGCTTCCGGCAATTTAGCCACCGAGGACCTGGTTGGCCTGCTGGAAGCTATGGGTGTGAGCACTGGAGTTGACCTGGAGCGCCTGGCCGTGGCTGCCCACGCGATTGAGCGTGCCGTGGGCCGGGCAGCGCCAGGCCGATACCTTCGGCGACTGGATGCAGCCGCCATGACGGCGGCCGGCGACTGCGGAACGCCACTCACGGCGTAA